The Alnus glutinosa chromosome 7, dhAlnGlut1.1, whole genome shotgun sequence genome includes a region encoding these proteins:
- the LOC133872949 gene encoding putative RNA polymerase II subunit B1 CTD phosphatase RPAP2 homolog isoform X2, translating into MARDQPISVKDAIYKLQLSLLEGIQDENQLFAAGSLMSRSDYEDVVTERSIANICGYPLCRNSLLSDRTRKGRYHISVKEHKVYDLQETNMYCSSSCVVNSQAFAKSLQDERCLVLNSDKLNEVLRLFGNLSLDCGDDLGKNGDLGLSGLKIQEKTETKDGEVSLEQWIGPSNAIEGYVPQRDRSSKPSPSKNIKEGSKAKHTKSSSEKGLLINEIDFIITKDEYSVSKVPPGSTKTTSYTKSKEPKGKVSYEDSEDQVTIFEKPSVPTKNDSERKSRGSRGEKNKIVSKDNHSILEVPSASNPCAIGPNVSTAEAEEEAHVEKLAKSNGTILKSCLKPSGRMKRSCSVTWADEKVNGTGSGNLCDIRDVENKIAPKKLGGTDLGDDEMLWFVSAEACAKALSQAAEAVASEESDATDAVYEAGIIILPHQSDADEEELEEDVDMLEPESAPLKWPGKPGIPHPDLFDPEDSWYDAPPEGFSLALSPFATMWMALFEWTTSSSLAYIYGRDESFHEDYLSVNGKVYPCKIVLADGRSSEIKQTLAGCLARALPGLVADLRLPTPISILEQGMFLCRGACWIQ; encoded by the exons ATGGCAAGGGATCAACCAATCTCTGTGAAAGATGCTATTTACAAACTGCAGCTTTCCCTCCTTGAAGGCATCCAAGACGAAAACCAGCTTTTTGCTGCTGGATCTCTGATGTCGCGCAGCGACTATGAAGATGTTGTGACCGAGCGTTCGATTGCAAACATCTGTGGTTACCCTCTTTGCCGCAATTCTCTGCTGTCCGATCGCACTCGGAAGGGCCGCTATCACATTTCTGTGAAGGAACACAAGGTTTATGATCTACAGGAGACGAACATGTATTGCTCTTCCAGTTGTGTTGTAAACAGCCAAGCGTTTGCTAAGAGCTTGCAAGATGAGAGATGCTTAGTTTTGAATTCAGATAAACTTAATGAGGTTTTGAGGTTGTTTGGAAACTTGAGTTTGGATTGTGGGGATGATTTGGGGAAGAATGGGGATTTAGGATTGTCCGGCTTGAAGATTCAGGAGAAAACAGAAACCAAGGATGGGGAAGTTTCTTTGGAGCAGTGGATTGGTCCATCAAATGCAATTGAAGGTTATGTTCCTCAGAGAGATCGCAGTTCCAAGCCTTCACCTTCGAAAAATATCAAAGAAG GGTCCAAAGCTAAACATACCAAGTCGAGTAGTGAAAAAGGCTTGCTTATTAATGAGATAGACTTCATAATCACTAAAGATGAATATAGTGTCTCAAAAGTGCCACCAGGTTCAACAAAGACTACCTCCTATACTAAATCAAAGGAACCAAAGGGAAAAGTGAGTTATGAGGACTCTGAGGATCAAGTCACCATATTTGAAAAACCATCTGTTCCCACAAAGAATGATTCTGAAAGGAAATCAAGAGGATCAAGAGgggaaaagaataaaatagtcagcaaagataatcatagcatccTGGAGGTGCCTTCAGCTTCAAATCCCTGCGCAATTGGTCCCAATGTAAGTACTGCAGAAGCAGAAGAGGAAGCCcatgttgaaaaattagctaaatCGAATGGAACCATACTCAAATCCTGTCTTAAACCTTCAGGGAGAATGAAACGTAGTTGCTCTGTTACCTGGGCTGATGAGAAAGTTAATGGCACTGGGAGTGGAAATCTTTGTGACATTAGAGACGTGGAAAACAAAATAGCTCCTAAAAAATTAGGTGGTACAGATTTGGGAGATGATGAAATGTTATGGTTTGTATCTGCGGAAGCTTGTGCAAAAGCATTGAGCCAGGCAGCAGAAGCTGTTGCTTCCGAAGAATCTGATGCCACTGATGCCG TGTACGAAGCTGGAATTATTATATTGCCACATCAAAGTGATGCAGATGAAGAGGAATTGGAGGAGGATGTTGATATGCTGGAACCAGAATCAGCTCCTTTAAAGTGGCCAGGAAAGCCTGGGATTCCACATCCTGATTTATTTGACCCTGAAGATTCATGGTATGATGCTCCACCAGAAGGTTTCAGTTTGGCT TTATCACCTTTTGCTACAATGTGGATGGCTCTCTTTGAATGGACAACGTCATCTTCTTTGGCTTATATATATGGGAGAGATGAAAGTTTTCATGAAGATTATCTATCAGTAAATGGGAAGGTGTACCCCTGTAAGATTGTCTTGGCAGATGGTCGTTCTTCTGAAATCAAGCAAACTCTTGCTGGTTGTCTTGCTCGGGCTTTGCCTGGACTAGTTGCTGATCTAAGACTGCCAACACCAATATCTATTTTGGAGCAAGGAATG
- the LOC133872733 gene encoding fasciclin-like arabinogalactan protein 17, which yields MGSHICGVSKLFFLLLFLSVSTSHAALPQNPVSKSSSSSSSGQINSNSVLVALLDSHYTELAELVEKALLLQTLEEAVGKYNVTIFAPRNEALERGLDPEFKRFLLEPGNLRSLQTLLMFHIVPRRIGSDQWPGEPSGPVRQRTLWNEHVHLRSHGSGKRIVDSAEIVRPDDVVRPDGVIHGIERLLVPRSVQEDFNQRRSLRSISAVLPEGAPEVDPRTNRLKKPAAPVPAGSPPVLPIYDALAPGPSLAPAPAPGPGGPRHHFNGMRQVKDFIHTLLHYGGYNEMADILVNLTSLATEMGRLVSEGYVLTVLAPNDEAMAKLTTDQLSEPGAPEQIIYYHIIPEYQTEESMYNAVRRFGKIRYDTLQLPHKVVAQEADGSVKFGQGDGSAYLFDPDIYTDGRISVQGIDGVLFPSEEETNTQKKTAPVVKVVTKPRRGKLLEVGCRMLGAIGQDSHFSTCQ from the exons ATGGGTTCTCACATCTGTGGCGTCTCCAAgctcttcttcttattattatttctttctgtTTCCACATCCCATGCCGCATTGCCTCAAAACCCTGTTtctaaatcttcttcttcttcgagctCCGGCCAAATAAACTCCAACTCGGTCCTCGTGGCACTCCTCGACTCGCATTACACCGAGCTGGCCGAGCTCGTGGAGAAGGCCCTTCTTTTGCAGACTCTCGAGGAGGCGGTTGGGAAGTACAACGTCACCATCTTCGCGCCCAGAAATGAGGCTCTGGAGCGGGGGCTCGACCCGGAGTTCAAGCGCTTCTTGCTCGAGCCCGGTAACCTCAGGTCCCTCCAGACCCTCTTGATGTTCCACATTGTTCCCAGGCGAATCGGGTCGGACCAGTGGCCCGGTGAGCCTTCCGGGCCGGTTCGGCAACGGACACTCTGGAACGAACACGTGCATTTGAGAAGCCACGGCTCGGGGAAGAGAATCGTCGACTCGGCCGAGATTGTTCGCCCTGACGACGTCGTTCGCCCCGACGGCGTTATCCACGGGATCGAGCGGCTCCTGGTTCCCCGTTCTGTACAGGAGGATTTCAACCAGAGAAGGAGTCTACGGTCGATTTCGGCCGTCTTACCGGAGGGCGCACCCGAGGTGGACCCCAGGACTAACAGGTTGAAGAAACCGGCAGCACCGGTACCGGCCGGCTCTCCCCCGGTTCTGCCGATATACGACGCTTTGGCGCCGGGTCCGTCCTTGGCTCCGGCTCCGGCGCCGGGACCGGGAGGTCCCCGCCATCACTTCAACGGCATGCGCCAGGTCAAGGACTTCATACACACCCTTTTACACTACGGTGGGTACAACGAGATGGCCGATATTTTGGTCAATCTAACCTCGCTAGCCACCGAAATGGGACGTTTGGTATCGGAAGGGTACGTGTTGACCGTCTTGGCCCCCAACGACGAGGCGATGGCTAAGCTGACCACGGACCAGTTGAGTGAGCCCGGCGCACCGGAGCAGATAATATACTACCATATAATACCGGAGTACCAGACCGAGGAGAGCATGTACAATGCTGTTCGGCGGTTCGGGAAGATCCGGTACGATACTCTGCAATTGCCGCACAAGGTTGTGGCTCAGGAGGCTGATGGGTCTGTGAAATTCGGTCAAGGAGATGGGTCTGCTTATCTGTTCGACCCCGATATATACACGGACGGGAGAATTTCGGTGCAAGGGATTGATGGGGTTTTGTTCCCATCGGAGGAGGAGACGAATACACAGAAAAAAACAGCTCCGGTTGTTAAGGTTGTTACCAAACCCAGAAGAG GGAAGTTGCTGGAGGTAGGATGTAGGATGCTTGGAGCCATTGGACAGGATTCTCACTTCTCTACTTGTCAATGA